The DNA segment TACATCTTTCCTTTTACAGACAATTCCTCATTTAGTAAAAGTGCATAACTTTCCTTTTGAGGAGAAGGTTTTAGCAGTTGATACAGCTCCACTGATGGGAGACAAAGTGACTCGTCCTCACATTGGGACAATGGAAGAACTGCGCGAGTGTACAGAGAAGTTATTACAAGCAGGTGTTGTGGATCGTGTCGTTGATATAAATTACGATGCAAATTACCATAATGAAGTTTATCGAAAACATTTTGGTACACCGATTCGCTTTACTCATAACTATAAAGGTTATCCCATTTTAGGTTCTATATTTAGCATCGAAGAATGTAAAAGTGAATATATGTTGCACTTCGATAGTGATATGTTGATGTTTCAACAACCCAATCACAATTGGATTGAAGAAGCTGTTAAATTAATGGAAGAAAATCCCAAAATGATGTTTGTGCGACCACTTGCTGGCCCACCAACAAATCAGCCAAAATCAGAGCCTTTTGATACTTTTAAAACCTTTGGTAGTAGAGTTTATTTAATAGATTGTAAGCGATTTGATAAGTTTCTTCCTGTCCCTGTGCTTTGGCGTTCTTACAACACAAAATGGATGAATGACTTACCAACTTCATTAAAAACTATTCTTAGCAACTTTACAGGTAAAGGTAAGTTAGATTCTTGGGAAATTATGGTAACTCAAAAACTAGAACAGACCGATTATTTCCGCGCTAACTTAACTAATCCTGCCGCTTGGACACTACACCCAAAAGATAGAAGCCAAGCATTTCTTCAAGCTTTACCTAACATGATCGCTAGAATTGAAGCAGGCGACTTTCCTCAGCAGCAAGCTGGGGAGTATGACTTGATCCCGCAAGCTTGGTATTAAAAATAACGGGTAATGGGTAGTGGGTAATGGGTAATGGGTAATGAAAGAGAATTTAATTTGTCCCCAGTCCCCAATCCCCAATTCATAAACTATTTGCCTAAATACGCCTCTAAAACTTGGGAATTAGTTTGGATTTCGGCTGGAGTTCCATCAGCTAAATTTTGTCCTTCAGCAAGTACCCAAACACGATCGCACAAGGACATGATCACATCCATGTTATGTTCGATAATCAAGAAGGTCATCCCATCTTGACGGTTCCAGGTGAGGATGCGATCGCAAATATCATCAATTAATCTGGGGTTGACTCCGGCTGCTGGTTCATCCAACAAAATCAATTTGGGATTAGTCATCAAAGCCCTACCCATTTCTAGCAGCTTGCGTTGTCCTCCAGACAAGCCACCAGCATATTCATAAGCTTTCTTAGCCAAACCCACCGATTCCAGCAAAAACATTGCTTGTTCTTGCAGCTGCTTCTCTTCCTTAACAACTACCTGGGGTTGTAACTGTACCTGCCAAAAATTCTCCCCTGTTTGCTTTTGGGCGGCTAGCAGCATATTTTCTAACACCGACAGCCTGGAGAGAGTCCGGGCTACCTGAAAAGTCCGTACCATACCCTGTTGGGCGATTTGGTGCGGCTGTAACTGTTGAATGGGTTCGCCATCAAAAATGACACGTCCTTTATCTGGGCGGATAAAGTTTGAAAGTAGGTTAAATAAGGTAGTTTTGCCAGCACCATTGGGGCCAATCAAGCCAGTGATACTGCCTTGTGCAACTTCGATTCTCGCTTCTTGAACAGCTTTAATACCGCCAAAACTCTTGCAAAGTCCGCTAGCTGCTAATAGGGGAAGTGGGGGTGACTGGTTATTTACCAAGGGTGAGTTCCTCCTTTTTCCCTAAGATACCTTGAGGCCGCCAAATCATCAGCACCATCAAAATTAAACCAATACACATGATGCGGAATGCACCCAGACGCGCCTCATCAAGGGGAATAATTTTCGGTAAAACTTCACGAGTAATGGCATCGTAAGCGAAGTAAATTACAGCACCTAAAATTGAGCCGATATTATTACCAGCGCCCCCTAAAATTACCATAATCCAAGAGTCAAAAGTTAGCTGTGGCTGGAAATTATCAGGATAAATGGCGCTGATTTGCCAAGCAAAGAAGGCCCCGGCAATACCAGCGATCGCACCCCCCAACATGAGAGACTGGAGCTTATACCAAAAGACATTTTTACCCATTGCTTTAGGTATTTCTTCGTCTTCGCGGATAGCTTTTAACACACGACCCCAAGGCGATCGCACTAAATATTCCAACCGCCAAAATACAAACGCCAATACCAACAGCGAAACCAGCATTAAACCGGCTTTCGGGATGTAGTTATAAAGTGTAATGACACCAGAAATATAAATGGCTGTTGCCAGTAACCCTAAAATAATTCCCACACCGAAACGGGAAGCAATTTCTTGCTTGCTACTTGTTTTATCAGTCGCATCAGTAAGCTGTAATTTCTGCGCGTTCCGAATCCAGCGCCATAAGGAAAATACAGTCACAGCAAACAGCAGCGTTAAAATTCCAATCATCAACAGGCGGAAAAACAAATTTGGCTCTGTGGATAAAGGGATAGGATAACTCTGGACACCAAACGCTCCAGATACCCAGGTATCACCTACAGGTAAATCTTGGTTATTCACCACCAAGCGAATCAATTCTCCCGTCCCAATGGTGACAATGGCTAGATAATCTTCCCGCAGACGCAAAGTAGCAAAACCAATCACCAATCCCAACAAAGCGGCGAAAATTGCTCCAACAATAGCTGAGATAAATAACGGCACACCCTTAAGGCTTAACAATACGGTAGTGTAAGCCCCCAAAGTCATAAAAGCGATATGACCAAAATTAATTAACCCCGTAAAACCCCACTGTAAATTCAGTCCCAAGCTAAACAGGGCAAATGTGGCGGTAGAAATTGCTAAAAAAATTAAATATTCAATCATTAGTCATTGGTCAATAGTCATTGGTCAGTAGTCAATAGTCCATAGTCATTCTTGTTTACTCCCCCTACTCCCTGCCCCCTTGCCCCCCTACCTCTTCACAGTTCCCGACATTCTATCTCGACGCGACTGACTTATTGCCGTTCGCCCTGGGTCATTTTTGGGAACAATACCTTAGTGTTTTGGGTAATGCCAAAAATGTATGAACTTACTGAGAATTAGAATCCATCACTTAATTGAGCAGTTAAGCGATGAAGAACTGGAAAACGTTTGGCTGGATATGCACGCTTTGCATTGTGACTTTTATATGTTAAAGGCCATACAACAAGTTAAGCGATCGCAGCAACCGTGGGATATCTTAACTCAGGAAGAAGCAATACGGATGTTGATGTTTGTTTAGCGGGGACTGGGGAGTGGGTACTGGGGAGTGGGTACTGGGGAGTGGGGATGAAATTTACCCTCTGCTCTCCCTGCCTTCCCTGCTCCCCCTACCTCCCCTGCCTCCCCCATCTCTCTCAAGGTGACTTCAGTGAGTCTGGAAATGCGTTACGCCAGGTCGTTTTTAGTAGACCTGAAAAGTTTAGAGCCTGCTGCCTATCAGCGAGTTTATGATTTTATTTTTTCTGATTTTGCCCAAAAGTTGTCCTTGCATGGACTTCCAGAATTGCGACAACTGGATGATGAAGGTATATTTCATCGGTTTACGATAGATAATTATTTAGTTGGTATAGAAATTAGGGGTGAAATTGTAAAATTTCTCCGGGTCATACCTATGCCGGATGTTTGAGGTGAAGAAATTTTCAACACTTAAAACTGTATAAGACTAAGCAGGGATGGCTCTAACCTTACATTACACTTGTTTTTGAAGGACACTTTACTAGAGATTTCCCTATGGATGCGAAGGCACTTTGGCAACGATACCAAGAATGGTTATATTTCCACGAGGGATTAGGACTGTATCTAGATGTCAGTCGGATGCGTTTTGATGATGCCTTCGTGAAGTCGTTGCTGCCGAAATTTGACAAAGCATTTGCGGATATGGCGGAATTAGAAAAGGGTGCGATCGCCAATCCTGATGAGAACCGCATGGTGGGACACTATTGGCTGCGGAACCCAGACTTAGCGCCTACACCAGAAATTGCACAAGAAATTGTTCAAACCCTGGAACAAATTGAAGCTTTTGCGGAAAAAATCCAAACAGGTGCTATTCATCCTCCCAAAGCCAACCGCTTCACAGATATTATTTCCATTGGGATTGGTGGTTCGGCCCTGGGCCCCCAGTTTGTCGCTGAAGCCCTCGCCCCTGAATTTCCCCCTCTGAAAATTCACTTTATCGACAATACCGACCCCGCCGGCATTGACAGGATTCTCACACACCTGCGGAATCATCTTGCCAGCACCTTGGTTTTGGTCATCTCCAAATCTGGAGGTACACCAGAACCTCGCAACGGCATGATTGAAGTCAAAAAAGCCTACGCCGGACAAAATTTAGATTTTGCTCAGTATGCAGTAGCTATTACTAGTACTGGTAGCAACCTAGACAAAGTAGCTCAATCTGAAGGCTGGCTAGCAACATTTCCCATGTATGATTGGGTGGGTGGACGTACCTCGGAAATGTCCTCTGTAGGGCTAGTTCCTGCGGCATTACAGGGCATTGATGTCCGTGCCATGCTAGAAGGTGCAAAAGAAATGGATGACGCTACTCGCGTCCCAGAAGTGAAAAATAACCCTGCGGCTTTACTGGCTTTGTCTTGGTACTACTCTGGTAACGGCAAGGGTGAAAAAGACATGGTTGTTTTACCCTATAAGGACAGCTTGCTGTTATTTAGCCGTTATTTGCAACAGCTAGTCATGGAATCTTTGGGTAAAGAAAAAGATTTAGACGGTAATACTGTTTATCAGGGTATCGCCGTTTATGGTAACAAAGGCTCAACAGACCAACACGCTTACGTCCAGCAGTTACGCGAAGGCGTACCAAATTTCTTTGCTACCTTAATCGAAGTTTTGGAAGACCGTCATGGCGCATCTCCAGAAATAGACCCCGGTGTCACATCTGGTGATTATCTGTCTGGTTTTCTGCTAGGAACCCGCCAAGCTTTGTATGAAAATCAGCGCGATTCCATTACAGTGACGATTCCCCAAGTTAACGCCCGTACTGTTGGGGCCTTAGTTGCTTTGTATGAGCGTACTGTTGGTTTATATGCGAGTTTGGTCAACATTAACGCTTACCATCAACCAGGTGTAGAAGCTGGTAAAAAAGCTGCTGCTGTCATTCTGGATCTACAAACAAAAGTAGTAGGATTACTCCAAAAGGAAAAAACCGCCCTTTCTTTAGAGCAAATTGCTGAGAAAATAGGTGCAGCCGACCAAGTTGAAGCAATTTACAAGATTTTACGCCACCTTCAAGCAAATCAACGCGGTGTTGTATTCCAGGGAAATTTGGGACAACCAAGCAGCTTGAAAATTTCCCTTAGCTGATAATTCTTACTGAAATTCTCAACCCTTTCGGGTTGGGGATTTGGTACAGCTAATGCGCGCCTAAATTGCATAATTATTAATAAAGGCTGTTAACTGTTGACAGTCAACAGCCCTCACTATAGATTGTGCAACTTAAAAGCAGAATAGCTGAATGCGACGTAAGTTCGATGACTGGAAAAAACCCCTCTCCATAGGTACGCCTTTGTTGGAGACTCACGTTAAAAAATAAGGAATAAAGGGCTTACTACAAGCTCTTTATTCATCGTTTAACTTACTTACGACGGCGAAATAACCATCCTAAAAGTGGCACAAAACCTAATCCAAAGATTGTACCGGGTTCGGGAACTAAGGTAGAGCGCACAGCAAAAGCTGTGTCTGGATTATCGCTAAATAAACCATCTATACCTGTTTGATAAAATCGCTTATACTCTTCTTGGGGATTTCCTTGTAAGTTCGTTGGTAAGAAAACATCTTCATTGCGAAAAGTCCAAGCGTGGACAATTAAGCCGGCTGCGTGAGCATCATCAACTAAGGTTGTGGGCGACAATAAATTACCTCGACCATCTCTAGGAATAATTAAGTTTTTATTGGCTCCTATTCCATTAGCATAGGTAGCAATTTCTGCTAAACCTAAAGGTGTAATTAAATCCCTGTAAAGGCGAGAATCTCCATTAACTACAAAATCATAAGGTCTTCCACTGGGACTAATTAGTTGCACCAAAGAGACATTAGTTAATCGGTTGAGGTCTTTTAAATTGCTAACTTCAAATGATTGAATGTAAACTGGCGCACTTTCATCAACATATCCATTGGCATTTAAAACGCTCACCAAAATTTCTTCCATTGATAAACCAATGGAATCAAAATAAGTCGGGTGCTTAGTTTCAGGATAAATACCAATAGTCCGTCCCAAGGCTGCGCTTTGTGCTTTGGCTAAATCGATGACTTCTTGCAAAGTAGGAATTTCAAATTGTCTGTCATATTGAGTATTCTGGGGACGGATACCAGGAATTCTCTCTATGGCGCGGAGAGTTTTTAATTCAGCTAGGGTAAAGTCTTCGGTAAACCAGCCTGTAATGGAGCGTCCATCGATGACTTTAGTGGTTTTGCGGTCTGCAAACTGTAGACGCTCAAAAACATCTGTGCTGGTATCTGTGAGATTGAGCGTACCATCAGCGTTCAAGATTGCTAAAGCGTTTTCGTGACGGGCGACTAAAACACCATCTTTAGTAGCAACTAAATCAGGTTCAATATAGTCAGCACCCATTTGAATAGCTAGTTCATAAGCTGCTAAGGTGTGTTCTGGACGATAACCGCTAGCTCCCCGGTGTCCAATAACAATAGGAGGTTGACCCGTTAAGGTTCCTGCTAGGACTTGTTCTGTTGGCATAACTGTTAGTGTAGCCATTCCTAGCAAAAATGCTCCAAAGAAATGTCGCATGATTTCTCCTCACAAGTATTTGGTTACAAAAAATTGCTGAAAATAACTCAAGCGCTGTGGGTTGGGACTTTGAGCTACTGAAGTTTTTTCTGTGAAAACACTTGTATTAAGGTAGGAACCAAGCATTAAAGCCTAGTTAAACACTGATTATGTCTGTCTTAAGGTTCTCCATGAAATCTCAATGAGGACTTCCGTCTCTGGTGGGGCGGAGCATCGTTGCTGCTATTATTCTCAACAGAAGTAGCTCAGGATGGTAATCCCGTTACAAATGGGAGTATAGTATGATGCTATTTTATGGAAAAATTTATGAAAAATTAAATTATTTTCGACTCAGCAATAGAGATTAATATTCTCCAATTGGAATTTGGCA comes from the Nostoc sp. PCC 7120 = FACHB-418 genome and includes:
- a CDS encoding glycerophosphodiester phosphodiesterase family protein; translated protein: MRHFFGAFLLGMATLTVMPTEQVLAGTLTGQPPIVIGHRGASGYRPEHTLAAYELAIQMGADYIEPDLVATKDGVLVARHENALAILNADGTLNLTDTSTDVFERLQFADRKTTKVIDGRSITGWFTEDFTLAELKTLRAIERIPGIRPQNTQYDRQFEIPTLQEVIDLAKAQSAALGRTIGIYPETKHPTYFDSIGLSMEEILVSVLNANGYVDESAPVYIQSFEVSNLKDLNRLTNVSLVQLISPSGRPYDFVVNGDSRLYRDLITPLGLAEIATYANGIGANKNLIIPRDGRGNLLSPTTLVDDAHAAGLIVHAWTFRNEDVFLPTNLQGNPQEEYKRFYQTGIDGLFSDNPDTAFAVRSTLVPEPGTIFGLGFVPLLGWLFRRRK
- a CDS encoding ABC transporter ATP-binding protein translates to MVNNQSPPLPLLAASGLCKSFGGIKAVQEARIEVAQGSITGLIGPNGAGKTTLFNLLSNFIRPDKGRVIFDGEPIQQLQPHQIAQQGMVRTFQVARTLSRLSVLENMLLAAQKQTGENFWQVQLQPQVVVKEEKQLQEQAMFLLESVGLAKKAYEYAGGLSGGQRKLLEMGRALMTNPKLILLDEPAAGVNPRLIDDICDRILTWNRQDGMTFLIIEHNMDVIMSLCDRVWVLAEGQNLADGTPAEIQTNSQVLEAYLGK
- a CDS encoding branched-chain amino acid ABC transporter permease, whose amino-acid sequence is MIEYLIFLAISTATFALFSLGLNLQWGFTGLINFGHIAFMTLGAYTTVLLSLKGVPLFISAIVGAIFAALLGLVIGFATLRLREDYLAIVTIGTGELIRLVVNNQDLPVGDTWVSGAFGVQSYPIPLSTEPNLFFRLLMIGILTLLFAVTVFSLWRWIRNAQKLQLTDATDKTSSKQEIASRFGVGIILGLLATAIYISGVITLYNYIPKAGLMLVSLLVLAFVFWRLEYLVRSPWGRVLKAIREDEEIPKAMGKNVFWYKLQSLMLGGAIAGIAGAFFAWQISAIYPDNFQPQLTFDSWIMVILGGAGNNIGSILGAVIYFAYDAITREVLPKIIPLDEARLGAFRIMCIGLILMVLMIWRPQGILGKKEELTLGK
- a CDS encoding glucose-6-phosphate isomerase — translated: MDAKALWQRYQEWLYFHEGLGLYLDVSRMRFDDAFVKSLLPKFDKAFADMAELEKGAIANPDENRMVGHYWLRNPDLAPTPEIAQEIVQTLEQIEAFAEKIQTGAIHPPKANRFTDIISIGIGGSALGPQFVAEALAPEFPPLKIHFIDNTDPAGIDRILTHLRNHLASTLVLVISKSGGTPEPRNGMIEVKKAYAGQNLDFAQYAVAITSTGSNLDKVAQSEGWLATFPMYDWVGGRTSEMSSVGLVPAALQGIDVRAMLEGAKEMDDATRVPEVKNNPAALLALSWYYSGNGKGEKDMVVLPYKDSLLLFSRYLQQLVMESLGKEKDLDGNTVYQGIAVYGNKGSTDQHAYVQQLREGVPNFFATLIEVLEDRHGASPEIDPGVTSGDYLSGFLLGTRQALYENQRDSITVTIPQVNARTVGALVALYERTVGLYASLVNINAYHQPGVEAGKKAAAVILDLQTKVVGLLQKEKTALSLEQIAEKIGAADQVEAIYKILRHLQANQRGVVFQGNLGQPSSLKISLS